Proteins co-encoded in one Pseudoliparis swirei isolate HS2019 ecotype Mariana Trench chromosome 7, NWPU_hadal_v1, whole genome shotgun sequence genomic window:
- the adam9 gene encoding disintegrin and metalloproteinase domain-containing protein 9 isoform X2: MKMGGRLELLEICCLLLLTGNSLCRDFQQTEHLSSYQLTVPRPIGGRLRRDADGRPPNRVSYVISVDGNDHVVHLKRNELLLPADFTVFTYSQNGSLETSRPPVQDHCHYQGYVQDLEGSAAAMSICNGLRGVLHLADDSYGIEPSDSAPDQHLVYRLQDVTSQPRGCGTPHRDGHNATEHAQYRPEEIHHRGHSRIKRALFHQTRYVELLLVVDNDRFKYMNQNETTVRDEMVHLANFIDSIYQQLNLRVVLVGLEIWTQQNLISTDGGAGEVLSRFTQWREKHLVARRRHDSAQLIMKKTFGGTAGMAFVSTICSRSHGGGINAFTNNNVPLFASIVAHELGHNLGMNHDDGRSCSCENACIMNSGATGSRNFSRCSADDFEKMVLLTGGSCLLNVPRPDEAYSTPYCGNRLVDMGEDCDCGTQKECEQDPCCEYHTCRLKSGAQCAYGECCYKCQYLPGGSVCRSSSDECDLPEFCNGSSSLCQSDVFIQNGHPCRSLQAICYHGKCQHYDGQCQAIFGSKAKVAPEICFKEVNNKGDRFGNCGYHNYGHKKCESRNAMCGKLQCSNVQTAVTVFGIEPWTISKSIGGAKCIGVDFMLGSDVPDPGMVAEGSRCGEGKVCMNSECSSADVLNYDCDVEKKCHGHGVCNSNRNCHCENGWASPFCEVKGYGGSVDSGPTWNDKDTSVRDGLLVFFFLVLPLLALGAFVFLRRNELLRRVGLSRRKRSQGYQADGAALANPSRAPPIAQPPLVTRGNANNIVRDGVVETSRTAPPSYALRPPPPPLKPKLSAASQPLVPQRPAPAPPV, translated from the exons ACTTCCAGCAAACAGAACACCTCTCCTCCTATCAGCTGACTGTCCCTCGGCCAATAGGAGGCCGGTTGAGGCGGGACGCGGACGGCAGGCCCCCCAATCGG gtCTCTTATGTCATCAGCGTGGATGGGAATGATCACGTTGTTCACTTGAAGAGAAATGA acTGCTGCTTCCTGCAGACTTCACTGTGTTCACCTACAGTCAGAACGGATCACTCGAGACATCCAGACCACCTgtacag GACCACTGTCACTATCAGGGCTACGTTCAGGACCTGGAGGGTTCTGCTGCTGCTATGAGCATCTGCAACGGCCTCAg AGGAGTGTTGCATCTTGCTGACGACAGCTACGGCATCGAGCCCtcagactccgcccccgaccAGCATCTGGTGTACCGCCTTCAAGACGTGACATCACAGCCTCGGGGGTGTGGCACGCCGCACAGGGACGGTCACAACGCCACTGAGCACGCTCAGTACAGACCAGAGGAAATCCACCATAGAGGACACAGCAGg ATCAAGCGAGCTCTTTTCCATCAGACTCGCtacgtggagctgctgctggtggtcgACAATGACCGg TTTAAATATATGAACCAAAACGAGACGACTGTGAGGGACGAGATGGTTCACCTGGCCAACTTCATAGACagt ATCTACCAGCAGCTGAACTTGCGCGTGGTCCTGGTGGGCCTGGAGATCTGGACCCAGCAGAACCTCATCAGCACCgacggaggagcaggagaagttCTGAGTCGCTTCACCCAGTGGAGAGAGAAACACCTAGTGGCCAGACGGCGCCATGACTCAGCACAACTCATCAT GAAGAAGACTTTTGGGGGAACAGCAGGAATGGCCTTCGTCTCCACCATCTGCTCCAGGAGCCACGGGGGCGGGATCAACGCT TTCACCAATAACAACGTGCCCTTGTTTGCCTCCATCGTGGCTCATGAACTTGGTCATAATCTTGGGATGAACCACGATGACGGTCGTTCATGTTCCTGTGAGAACGCCTGCATCATGAACTCTGGAGCCAC agggtccAGGAACTTCAGCCGCTGCAGTGCTGATGACTTTGAGAAGATGGTGCTGCTGACGGGCGGCTCATGTCTGCTGAACGTGCCCCGCCCCGACGAGGCCTACAGCACCCCCTACTGTGGGAACCGGCTGGTGGACATGGGGGAGGACTGTGACTGTGGCACGCAGAAG gagTGTGAGCAGGACCCCTGCTGTGAGTACCACACctgtagactgaagtcaggaGCTCAGTGTGCTTATGGAGAATGCTGCTACAAGTgtcag tacctCCCAGGTGGCTCTGTGTGTCGCTCCAGCTCTGATGAATGTGATCTTCCTGAGTTCTGCAACGGATCCTCGTCTCTGTGTCAGAGCGACGTCTTTATCCAG aACGGTCATCCCTGCCGGAGCCTTCAGGCCATCTGTTATCACGGGAAATGTCAACACTATGATGGACAGTGTCAGGCCATCTTTGGATCCA aggcGAAAGTAGCTCCGGAGATCTGTTTCAAAGAGGTGAACAATAAAGGAGATCGCTTTGGAAACTGTGGCTACCACAACTACGGCCACAAGAAGTGTGAGAGcag AAACGCGATGTGTGGGAAGCTGCAGTGCTCCAACGTCCAGACGGCGGTCACCGTGTTCGGCATCGAACCGTGGACCATCAGCAAGTCGATAGGAGGAGCCAAATGTATCGGAGTGGACTTCATGCTCGGCTCGGACGTCCCCGACCCGGGCATGGTGGCAGAGGGGAGCAGGTGTGGGGAGggcaag GTCTGCATGAACTCTGAGTGCAGCAGCGCCGACGTCCTGAACTACGACTGTGATGTCGAGAAGAAGTGTCACGGACACGGG gtgtGTAACAGCAACAGGAACTGTCACTGTGAAAACGGCTGGGCTTCACCTttctgtgaggtcaaaggttacgGAGGCAGCGTGGACAGCGGACCCACTTGGAACG ATAAAGACACGTCCGTCAGAGACGGGCTGCTCgttttcttcttcctcgtccTTCCTCTTCTCGCTCTGGGTGCGTTTGTTTTCCTGCGCAGGAACGAGCTGCTGCGTCGAGTCGGGCTGAGCCGCAGGAAAAGATCTCAGGGATACCA GGCTGATGGCGCGGCTTTAGCCAATCCCAGCAGAGCACCGCCCATAGCGCAGCCTCCACTTGTCACCCGCGGCAATGCCAACAACATCGTCAGAGatggg GTGGTTGAGACCAGCAGGACGGCTCCTCCCTCGTACGCGCTGAGGCCGCCTCCCCCTCCACT AAAACCGAAACTTTCTGCTGCATCTCAGCCTCTGGTGCCTCAAAGACCCGCCCCCGCTCCACCTGTTTAA
- the adam9 gene encoding disintegrin and metalloproteinase domain-containing protein 9 isoform X1: MKMGGRLELLEICCLLLLTGNSLCRDFQQTEHLSSYQLTVPRPIGGRLRRDADGRPPNRVSYVISVDGNDHVVHLKRNELLLPADFTVFTYSQNGSLETSRPPVQDHCHYQGYVQDLEGSAAAMSICNGLRGVLHLADDSYGIEPSDSAPDQHLVYRLQDVTSQPRGCGTPHRDGHNATEHAQYRPEEIHHRGHSRIKRALFHQTRYVELLLVVDNDRFKYMNQNETTVRDEMVHLANFIDSIYQQLNLRVVLVGLEIWTQQNLISTDGGAGEVLSRFTQWREKHLVARRRHDSAQLIMKKTFGGTAGMAFVSTICSRSHGGGINAFTNNNVPLFASIVAHELGHNLGMNHDDGRSCSCENACIMNSGATGSRNFSRCSADDFEKMVLLTGGSCLLNVPRPDEAYSTPYCGNRLVDMGEDCDCGTQKECEQDPCCEYHTCRLKSGAQCAYGECCYKCQYLPGGSVCRSSSDECDLPEFCNGSSSLCQSDVFIQNGHPCRSLQAICYHGKCQHYDGQCQAIFGSKAKVAPEICFKEVNNKGDRFGNCGYHNYGHKKCESRNAMCGKLQCSNVQTAVTVFGIEPWTISKSIGGAKCIGVDFMLGSDVPDPGMVAEGSRCGEGKVCMNSECSSADVLNYDCDVEKKCHGHGVCNSNRNCHCENGWASPFCEVKGYGGSVDSGPTWNDKDTSVRDGLLVFFFLVLPLLALGAFVFLRRNELLRRVGLSRRKRSQGYQADGAALANPSRAPPIAQPPLVTRGNANNIVRDGHTTQLLPPQRVVETSRTAPPSYALRPPPPPLKPKLSAASQPLVPQRPAPAPPV, encoded by the exons ACTTCCAGCAAACAGAACACCTCTCCTCCTATCAGCTGACTGTCCCTCGGCCAATAGGAGGCCGGTTGAGGCGGGACGCGGACGGCAGGCCCCCCAATCGG gtCTCTTATGTCATCAGCGTGGATGGGAATGATCACGTTGTTCACTTGAAGAGAAATGA acTGCTGCTTCCTGCAGACTTCACTGTGTTCACCTACAGTCAGAACGGATCACTCGAGACATCCAGACCACCTgtacag GACCACTGTCACTATCAGGGCTACGTTCAGGACCTGGAGGGTTCTGCTGCTGCTATGAGCATCTGCAACGGCCTCAg AGGAGTGTTGCATCTTGCTGACGACAGCTACGGCATCGAGCCCtcagactccgcccccgaccAGCATCTGGTGTACCGCCTTCAAGACGTGACATCACAGCCTCGGGGGTGTGGCACGCCGCACAGGGACGGTCACAACGCCACTGAGCACGCTCAGTACAGACCAGAGGAAATCCACCATAGAGGACACAGCAGg ATCAAGCGAGCTCTTTTCCATCAGACTCGCtacgtggagctgctgctggtggtcgACAATGACCGg TTTAAATATATGAACCAAAACGAGACGACTGTGAGGGACGAGATGGTTCACCTGGCCAACTTCATAGACagt ATCTACCAGCAGCTGAACTTGCGCGTGGTCCTGGTGGGCCTGGAGATCTGGACCCAGCAGAACCTCATCAGCACCgacggaggagcaggagaagttCTGAGTCGCTTCACCCAGTGGAGAGAGAAACACCTAGTGGCCAGACGGCGCCATGACTCAGCACAACTCATCAT GAAGAAGACTTTTGGGGGAACAGCAGGAATGGCCTTCGTCTCCACCATCTGCTCCAGGAGCCACGGGGGCGGGATCAACGCT TTCACCAATAACAACGTGCCCTTGTTTGCCTCCATCGTGGCTCATGAACTTGGTCATAATCTTGGGATGAACCACGATGACGGTCGTTCATGTTCCTGTGAGAACGCCTGCATCATGAACTCTGGAGCCAC agggtccAGGAACTTCAGCCGCTGCAGTGCTGATGACTTTGAGAAGATGGTGCTGCTGACGGGCGGCTCATGTCTGCTGAACGTGCCCCGCCCCGACGAGGCCTACAGCACCCCCTACTGTGGGAACCGGCTGGTGGACATGGGGGAGGACTGTGACTGTGGCACGCAGAAG gagTGTGAGCAGGACCCCTGCTGTGAGTACCACACctgtagactgaagtcaggaGCTCAGTGTGCTTATGGAGAATGCTGCTACAAGTgtcag tacctCCCAGGTGGCTCTGTGTGTCGCTCCAGCTCTGATGAATGTGATCTTCCTGAGTTCTGCAACGGATCCTCGTCTCTGTGTCAGAGCGACGTCTTTATCCAG aACGGTCATCCCTGCCGGAGCCTTCAGGCCATCTGTTATCACGGGAAATGTCAACACTATGATGGACAGTGTCAGGCCATCTTTGGATCCA aggcGAAAGTAGCTCCGGAGATCTGTTTCAAAGAGGTGAACAATAAAGGAGATCGCTTTGGAAACTGTGGCTACCACAACTACGGCCACAAGAAGTGTGAGAGcag AAACGCGATGTGTGGGAAGCTGCAGTGCTCCAACGTCCAGACGGCGGTCACCGTGTTCGGCATCGAACCGTGGACCATCAGCAAGTCGATAGGAGGAGCCAAATGTATCGGAGTGGACTTCATGCTCGGCTCGGACGTCCCCGACCCGGGCATGGTGGCAGAGGGGAGCAGGTGTGGGGAGggcaag GTCTGCATGAACTCTGAGTGCAGCAGCGCCGACGTCCTGAACTACGACTGTGATGTCGAGAAGAAGTGTCACGGACACGGG gtgtGTAACAGCAACAGGAACTGTCACTGTGAAAACGGCTGGGCTTCACCTttctgtgaggtcaaaggttacgGAGGCAGCGTGGACAGCGGACCCACTTGGAACG ATAAAGACACGTCCGTCAGAGACGGGCTGCTCgttttcttcttcctcgtccTTCCTCTTCTCGCTCTGGGTGCGTTTGTTTTCCTGCGCAGGAACGAGCTGCTGCGTCGAGTCGGGCTGAGCCGCAGGAAAAGATCTCAGGGATACCA GGCTGATGGCGCGGCTTTAGCCAATCCCAGCAGAGCACCGCCCATAGCGCAGCCTCCACTTGTCACCCGCGGCAATGCCAACAACATCGTCAGAGatggg CACACCACTCAGCTGCTGCCACCACAGAGG GTGGTTGAGACCAGCAGGACGGCTCCTCCCTCGTACGCGCTGAGGCCGCCTCCCCCTCCACT AAAACCGAAACTTTCTGCTGCATCTCAGCCTCTGGTGCCTCAAAGACCCGCCCCCGCTCCACCTGTTTAA